A genomic region of Klebsiella sp. RIT-PI-d contains the following coding sequences:
- the cstA gene encoding pyruvate/proton symporter CstA, which yields MNNSGKYIIWALLAVVGAFALGFIALHRGEQINALWIVVASVCVYLIAYRFYGLYIARKVLAVDPTRMTPAVRHNDGLDYVPTDKKVLFGHHFAAIAGAGPLVGPVLAAQMGYLPGMIWILAGVVLAGAVQDFMVLFVSTRRDGRSLGELVKEEMGATAGIIALVACFMIMVIILAVLAMIVVKALTHSPWGTYTVAFTIPLALFMGIYIRYLRPGRIGEVSVIGLFFLIFAIISGGWVAESETWAPYFDFTGVQLTWMLVGYGFVAAVLPVWLLLAPRDYLSTFLKIGTIIGLAVGILIMRPTLTMPAMTKFIDGTGPVWTGNLFPFLFITIACGAVSGFHALIASGTTPKMLANENQACFIGYGGMLMESFVAIMALVSACIIDPGVYFAMNSPMAVLAPAGTVDVVASAAQVVSSWGFSITPETLSHIASEVGEQSIISRAGGAPTLAVGMAYILHGALGGLMDVSFWYHFAILFEALFILTAVDAGTRAARFMLQDLLGVMAPGLKRTDSLPANLLATALCVLAWGYFLHQGVVDPLGGINTLWPLFGIANQMLAGMALMLCAVVLFKMKRQRYAWVALVPTSWLLICTLTAGWQKAFSPDAKIGFLAIANKFQAIIDSGTIPPQYTQSQLAQLVFNNRLDAGLTIFFMVVVVVLALFSVKTALAALRQNGVTTKETPYQPMPDNLDQIVARSKGAH from the coding sequence ATGAATAATTCAGGGAAATACATCATATGGGCATTGCTTGCGGTCGTTGGAGCATTTGCGCTGGGCTTTATCGCTCTTCACCGCGGAGAGCAGATTAACGCATTATGGATTGTGGTCGCGTCCGTGTGCGTTTATCTGATCGCATACCGTTTTTACGGCCTTTACATTGCCAGAAAGGTACTGGCAGTCGATCCCACGCGCATGACGCCAGCGGTACGTCATAACGACGGGCTGGATTATGTGCCTACCGATAAGAAAGTGCTATTCGGACACCACTTTGCGGCAATCGCCGGGGCAGGTCCGCTGGTCGGCCCGGTTCTGGCCGCGCAAATGGGCTACCTGCCGGGGATGATTTGGATCCTGGCCGGGGTAGTGCTGGCAGGGGCGGTACAGGACTTTATGGTGCTGTTCGTGTCCACGCGCCGCGACGGACGTTCGCTGGGTGAACTGGTGAAAGAAGAGATGGGCGCAACGGCAGGAATTATCGCGCTGGTGGCCTGTTTTATGATTATGGTGATCATCCTGGCGGTGCTGGCGATGATTGTCGTCAAGGCGCTGACCCACAGCCCGTGGGGCACCTACACCGTGGCCTTTACCATTCCGCTGGCGCTGTTTATGGGGATTTATATCCGTTATTTGCGCCCGGGACGAATTGGTGAAGTATCGGTAATTGGTCTCTTCTTTCTGATCTTCGCTATTATCTCCGGCGGTTGGGTAGCAGAAAGCGAAACCTGGGCACCGTACTTCGACTTCACCGGGGTTCAGTTAACCTGGATGCTGGTAGGGTACGGATTTGTGGCGGCTGTGCTGCCGGTCTGGCTGCTGCTGGCCCCGCGCGACTATCTGTCAACTTTCCTGAAAATAGGCACCATTATTGGTCTGGCGGTCGGCATTTTAATTATGCGTCCGACGCTGACCATGCCGGCGATGACCAAATTTATTGACGGCACCGGCCCGGTCTGGACCGGTAATCTGTTTCCGTTCCTGTTTATTACCATTGCCTGCGGGGCGGTATCAGGCTTCCATGCGCTGATCGCCTCCGGGACAACGCCAAAGATGCTGGCAAATGAAAATCAGGCCTGCTTTATTGGCTATGGCGGCATGTTAATGGAATCCTTCGTGGCAATTATGGCGCTGGTGTCGGCCTGTATTATCGACCCGGGCGTGTACTTTGCCATGAACAGCCCAATGGCGGTGCTGGCCCCGGCCGGCACTGTGGATGTTGTGGCGTCTGCGGCGCAGGTGGTCAGCAGCTGGGGCTTTAGTATTACGCCGGAGACATTATCGCATATCGCCAGCGAGGTGGGGGAGCAGTCCATTATTTCGCGGGCGGGTGGCGCACCGACGCTGGCTGTGGGGATGGCTTATATCCTGCACGGCGCGCTGGGCGGATTGATGGACGTCTCTTTCTGGTATCACTTTGCTATTCTGTTTGAAGCGCTATTTATTCTGACGGCGGTGGATGCGGGAACGCGTGCGGCACGGTTTATGTTACAGGATCTGCTGGGGGTGATGGCGCCGGGCCTTAAACGTACCGACTCATTACCCGCTAACCTGCTGGCGACGGCGCTGTGCGTGCTGGCGTGGGGATACTTCCTCCATCAGGGAGTGGTCGATCCGCTGGGCGGGATTAATACCCTCTGGCCGCTGTTTGGTATTGCTAACCAGATGCTGGCGGGCATGGCGCTGATGCTGTGCGCCGTGGTGCTGTTCAAGATGAAACGCCAGCGCTATGCCTGGGTGGCGCTGGTGCCAACGTCGTGGTTGCTAATCTGTACCCTCACTGCCGGATGGCAGAAAGCGTTCAGCCCGGATGCAAAAATTGGCTTCCTTGCTATCGCCAATAAGTTCCAGGCGATTATCGACAGCGGCACCATTCCACCGCAATATACGCAATCCCAGCTGGCACAGCTGGTATTTAATAACCGCCTGGACGCGGGCCTGACTATCTTCTTTATGGTCGTGGTGGTGGTACTGGCGCTGTTCTCTGTCAAAACGGCGCTGGCAGCGTTGAGGCAGAATGGCGTGACGACGAAAGAAACGCCGTATCAGCCGATGCCGGACAACCTCGATCAGATTGTAGCGCGCTCGAAAGGGGCGCACTGA
- a CDS encoding YbdD/YjiX family protein, with product MFDTLSKAGKYLGQAAKMMIGVPDYDNYVAHIRATHPDQTPMTYEAFFRERQDARYGAKGGVKCC from the coding sequence ATGTTTGATACCCTTTCTAAAGCAGGAAAGTATCTGGGGCAGGCGGCGAAAATGATGATTGGCGTACCGGATTACGACAATTATGTTGCGCACATTCGCGCCACCCATCCCGATCAAACCCCGATGACCTACGAAGCGTTTTTTCGTGAGCGTCAGGATGCGCGTTACGGCGCGAAAGGCGGCGTAAAGTGCTGTTAA
- a CDS encoding oxidoreductase — protein MSNTDIRVVPGPANYYAHSGSLARLSDFYRDEQLSRAIWVYGERAIAGARPYLPEAFNAPGAKHVLFRGHCSEKEVDRLAHIAGDDRAVVIGVGGGALLDTAKALARRLGLPFVAIPTIAATCAAWTPLSVWYNDAGQALHFEIFADANFLVLVEPHIILNAPAEYLLAGIGDTLAKWYEAVVLAPQPENLPLTVRLGINSALAIRDVLLAQSEQALADRQRGELTQPFCDVVEAIIAGGGMVGGLGERYTRVAAAHSVHNGLTVLPQTEKFLHGTKVAYGILVQSALLGQDDVLAQLNAAYQRFQLPTRLAELDVDINDHDALDRVIAHTLRPVESIHYLPVTLTPATLRAAIEKVEYFGG, from the coding sequence ATGAGCAATACTGATATTCGCGTCGTTCCCGGCCCGGCCAACTATTACGCCCACAGCGGCAGCCTCGCGCGGCTGAGCGATTTCTATCGTGATGAGCAGCTGTCACGAGCAATATGGGTTTATGGCGAGCGGGCGATTGCCGGTGCACGACCTTATCTGCCGGAAGCCTTCAACGCGCCGGGGGCAAAACACGTTCTGTTTCGCGGGCACTGTAGTGAAAAAGAGGTGGATCGGCTGGCACACATCGCCGGAGATGACCGGGCAGTAGTGATTGGCGTCGGCGGCGGCGCGCTGCTGGATACGGCCAAAGCGCTGGCTCGTCGGCTCGGCCTGCCGTTTGTCGCCATCCCGACCATTGCCGCTACTTGTGCGGCCTGGACACCGCTTTCGGTGTGGTACAACGATGCCGGACAGGCGCTGCACTTTGAAATTTTTGCTGATGCCAACTTTCTGGTGCTGGTGGAGCCGCACATTATCCTTAATGCCCCGGCGGAATACCTGCTGGCGGGCATCGGTGACACGCTGGCAAAGTGGTATGAAGCCGTGGTACTGGCACCGCAGCCGGAAAATCTGCCCCTGACGGTGCGTCTCGGCATTAATAGTGCGCTGGCGATCCGCGACGTGTTGCTGGCGCAAAGTGAGCAGGCGCTGGCCGATCGGCAGCGCGGTGAACTGACGCAGCCATTTTGTGATGTGGTAGAAGCGATTATTGCCGGCGGCGGCATGGTAGGCGGATTAGGCGAGCGCTACACCCGCGTAGCGGCGGCGCACTCGGTGCATAACGGGTTGACGGTATTGCCGCAGACGGAGAAATTCCTCCACGGGACAAAAGTCGCTTACGGTATTCTGGTACAAAGCGCCCTGCTCGGTCAGGACGATGTGCTGGCGCAGCTTAACGCGGCTTACCAGCGATTTCAGTTACCCACTCGCCTGGCCGAACTGGACGTCGATATTAACGATCATGATGCGCTGGATCGGGTGATTGCGCATACCCTGCGCCCGGTAGAGTCCATTCACTATCTGCCGGTCACGCTGACCCCGGCAACACTGCGTGCTGCTATCGAAAAAGTAGAGTATTTCGGCGGCTAA
- a CDS encoding sugar ABC transporter ATP-binding protein — MEASRLEMRGIGLAFAGVKALNQVNFSLNGGSVHALTGANGAGKSTLMAVLSGTWDHYEGEIVINNAVVSIRSPLDAKRLGIHLVQQEVDVALVPGLSIAENIMLDALAEPGHGYRWGEIRRQARAALAQLDITLDVRRGIDRCTLAEKQQILLARALSHHCRFLILDEPTAPLDRHESERLFSVVRRLQQQGIAVVFISHRIHELKAICDTLTVLRDGKLVESGPMASLSSEAIVEKMLGHELRDIYPPRRPACGEENLLAIDGLHDSTLLKDISLRLRKGEILGIAGLAGAGKTELCKALFGATKSRSQRGELNGQPWHPRDPADSVARGLALVPEERRKEGIFVEETIAMNLAVSADDSFSRWSLFGHRQAWRWAQETIARVGVRTTGPGQTLRRLSGGNQQKVAIGKWLRSDASVLIFDEPTKGVDVKAKTDLFQLIDGLAREGRGIIYASGEFNELVGLCDRICVLWDGRIVAEIAGEAAREETLLYYSTGGTAA; from the coding sequence ATGGAAGCCAGTCGCCTTGAAATGCGCGGGATCGGATTAGCCTTTGCCGGCGTGAAAGCCCTTAATCAGGTCAATTTCAGCCTGAACGGCGGATCGGTGCACGCGTTAACCGGGGCCAATGGCGCGGGGAAATCGACATTGATGGCGGTATTGTCAGGCACCTGGGATCACTATGAGGGCGAGATTGTCATCAATAACGCCGTCGTCAGTATCCGCTCGCCGCTGGATGCCAAACGACTGGGTATACATCTGGTCCAGCAAGAAGTTGATGTGGCGCTGGTTCCCGGATTAAGTATTGCCGAAAACATCATGCTGGACGCGCTGGCGGAGCCTGGTCACGGCTATCGCTGGGGTGAGATTCGACGCCAGGCGCGCGCGGCGTTAGCCCAGCTTGATATCACCCTCGACGTGCGCCGCGGAATTGACCGCTGCACGCTTGCAGAGAAACAGCAAATTCTGCTGGCGCGGGCGCTGTCTCACCACTGCCGATTTTTGATCCTTGATGAGCCAACCGCGCCGCTGGATCGTCACGAGAGCGAGCGTCTGTTTAGCGTGGTTCGCCGTCTGCAGCAGCAGGGTATCGCGGTGGTATTTATTTCCCACCGCATCCACGAACTGAAGGCCATTTGCGACACCCTGACCGTGCTGCGCGATGGCAAGCTGGTTGAGAGCGGGCCAATGGCCTCCCTGAGCAGCGAGGCGATCGTTGAGAAAATGCTCGGTCATGAACTACGTGATATCTATCCGCCGCGCCGTCCAGCGTGCGGCGAAGAGAATCTGTTAGCGATTGACGGCCTGCACGATTCTACGCTGTTGAAAGATATCTCCCTGCGCCTGCGCAAAGGCGAAATTCTCGGCATTGCCGGGCTGGCAGGGGCGGGAAAAACGGAGCTGTGTAAGGCGCTGTTCGGGGCAACTAAAAGCCGCAGTCAACGCGGGGAGTTAAACGGTCAGCCGTGGCATCCACGCGATCCCGCAGACTCTGTCGCCCGCGGTCTGGCACTGGTGCCGGAAGAACGGCGTAAAGAGGGCATTTTCGTTGAGGAAACGATTGCCATGAATCTGGCGGTCAGCGCCGATGACAGCTTTTCACGCTGGAGTCTTTTTGGACATCGACAGGCATGGCGCTGGGCGCAGGAAACCATTGCCCGGGTCGGCGTCAGAACCACCGGACCCGGACAGACGTTGCGGCGTTTATCCGGCGGCAACCAGCAGAAAGTGGCGATCGGCAAATGGCTGCGAAGCGATGCCAGCGTGCTGATTTTCGACGAGCCAACCAAGGGCGTCGACGTCAAGGCGAAAACGGATCTCTTTCAACTGATCGACGGGCTGGCGCGTGAAGGGCGGGGCATTATTTACGCGTCCGGCGAGTTTAATGAACTTGTCGGCTTGTGCGACCGAATTTGCGTGCTCTGGGATGGGCGCATTGTGGCAGAAATCGCGGGCGAAGCCGCCCGGGAAGAGACCTTACTTTATTATTCGACCGGAGGAACGGCGGCGTGA
- a CDS encoding ABC transporter permease, whose translation MSKALSATAAVLSRRQFFDFLFKWGVLLTVVALIAIFGLASDNFLDPFNIINILRSIAIVTVIAIGVSISLTVGGFDLSVGSTASLANSLVISLFVWHGFGTTGAILLTLALCLLVGLFNAFLIVVLRIPDMLATLASLFVIQGVAMTYSYGGSITENMVLPDGEMAEGTIPAAFSLLGQVPTIVIIMLVVTVLAQLGLSLTTHGRRMYAIGGNTEAARLSGIRTTRYKVAAYLIASLLAGLGGILLASRIGSSQVNAGGGYLMDAVAAAWIGFSLAGSGKPNALGTLVGAVILGVLSNGLVMLSVPYYAMDIIKGLVLAGALALTYFQRR comes from the coding sequence GTGAGCAAAGCCCTTTCAGCAACAGCGGCGGTTTTATCCCGTCGGCAATTTTTCGATTTTCTTTTTAAATGGGGGGTGCTGCTGACGGTCGTCGCGCTGATCGCCATTTTTGGTCTGGCGTCGGACAACTTCCTCGACCCGTTCAATATTATCAACATCCTGCGCTCAATCGCCATTGTTACGGTGATTGCAATTGGCGTATCCATTTCGCTGACCGTCGGCGGGTTCGATCTTTCGGTCGGCTCCACCGCCTCGCTGGCGAATTCGCTGGTGATCTCGCTGTTTGTCTGGCACGGCTTTGGCACCACCGGCGCGATCCTCTTAACCCTGGCACTCTGCCTGCTGGTAGGGCTGTTTAACGCTTTTCTGATCGTTGTGCTGCGTATTCCCGACATGCTTGCCACCCTCGCCAGTCTGTTTGTGATCCAGGGCGTGGCGATGACCTACAGCTACGGTGGGTCGATCACCGAAAACATGGTGCTGCCGGACGGCGAAATGGCCGAGGGGACGATCCCCGCCGCCTTTAGCCTGCTCGGGCAGGTGCCGACAATTGTCATCATTATGCTGGTGGTGACGGTGCTGGCACAGCTTGGTCTGTCGCTGACTACCCATGGACGACGGATGTATGCCATTGGCGGCAATACCGAAGCCGCACGTCTTTCAGGCATCCGCACCACCCGTTACAAAGTGGCAGCCTACCTTATTGCTTCTTTACTGGCCGGACTTGGCGGCATTCTGCTGGCTTCAAGGATCGGCTCATCGCAGGTCAATGCCGGCGGGGGCTATTTGATGGATGCCGTGGCTGCCGCCTGGATAGGTTTTTCACTGGCCGGCTCGGGTAAGCCAAATGCGCTGGGAACGCTGGTGGGCGCGGTGATCCTTGGCGTGCTTTCCAACGGTCTGGTGATGCTTTCGGTACCGTATTACGCCATGGACATTATTAAGGGGCTGGTGCTGGCCGGCGCTCTTGCATTGACCTATTTCCAGCGACGCTAA
- a CDS encoding sugar ABC transporter substrate-binding protein — translation MKKITLSLLTLGLLSALPGYSATPAPIPAAIADHQGPVRIAVIRNLGSDDNTTQFVSGAVLEGKKLGFKVSTFLSNGDDAKFQDFVNQAISQKYDGIILSQGRDPYSTALVKKAVEAGIKVSVFDTAVTGEIPGVTVTQQDDASLTDLSFGELVKDFNGKANIIKLWVAGFPPMERRQAAYKALLKQNPGIKELESIGAVSSDVQGDTANKVGAVLAKYPKGQIDAIWGTWDAFSQGAYKALKENGRTEIKLYSIDISNQDLQLMRESGSPWKVSVAVDPKLIGATNVRLIANKIAGEPTPAAYDFKAAAIPQALLASQPGAVNVAGLGKIIPGWGQTEDFIAPWFATLEAKNK, via the coding sequence ATGAAAAAGATAACGCTTTCACTGCTGACGCTGGGACTTCTGAGCGCGCTGCCAGGGTATTCCGCTACGCCAGCACCGATCCCGGCCGCGATTGCCGATCATCAGGGACCGGTACGTATTGCGGTGATCCGCAATCTTGGGTCCGATGATAACACCACGCAGTTTGTCTCCGGGGCGGTCCTCGAAGGTAAAAAGCTTGGCTTTAAGGTCAGCACGTTCCTGAGCAACGGCGACGACGCTAAATTCCAGGATTTTGTTAATCAGGCCATCAGCCAGAAATATGACGGTATTATCCTGTCTCAGGGACGCGATCCGTACTCGACGGCGCTGGTAAAAAAAGCGGTCGAAGCCGGGATCAAGGTTTCTGTGTTTGATACCGCAGTCACCGGCGAGATCCCGGGCGTGACGGTCACTCAGCAGGATGATGCCTCGCTGACCGATCTCTCCTTCGGCGAGCTGGTTAAGGATTTCAACGGCAAGGCCAATATCATTAAGCTGTGGGTGGCGGGCTTCCCGCCAATGGAACGCCGTCAGGCCGCCTATAAAGCGCTGCTCAAGCAGAATCCGGGAATTAAAGAGCTGGAGTCAATTGGTGCCGTCTCTTCTGACGTGCAGGGTGATACGGCGAACAAAGTTGGCGCGGTGCTGGCGAAGTACCCGAAAGGGCAAATTGATGCCATCTGGGGTACCTGGGATGCGTTTAGTCAGGGCGCGTATAAAGCGCTAAAAGAGAACGGCCGTACTGAAATCAAACTTTATAGTATCGACATCTCTAATCAGGATCTTCAGTTGATGCGTGAATCCGGCAGCCCGTGGAAAGTAAGCGTGGCGGTCGATCCTAAGCTGATTGGGGCCACCAACGTGCGTTTAATCGCCAATAAGATTGCCGGAGAACCGACGCCTGCGGCCTACGATTTCAAAGCTGCCGCCATCCCTCAGGCGCTGCTGGCCAGTCAGCCGGGCGCAGTGAACGTGGCCGGGCTGGGTAAAATTATTCCGGGCTGGGGCCAGACAGAAGATTTTATCGCGCCGTGGTTTGCGACCCTTGAAGCAAAAAATAAATGA
- a CDS encoding LVIVD repeat-containing protein translates to MSTLPVPEYSRNMRLIGHSDQGGRPDGVQLMVHRGFAYIGHMVSQGFSIVDVRDPKNPEAVGYVPAPPGTWNVHLQAHDDLLLVINARDLFADARFADEKVYYTRQVGETVGDIQDKGWSAGMRVFDISVPDKPREIGFLSLDGIGIHRIWYVGGRWAYVSALIDGFTDYIFLTIDLADPRKPEVAGRWWLPGMNQAAGEQPAWPEGKRYALHHAIIAGDTAYGSWRDGGLTLLDVKDRTQPKLISHRNWSPPFGGGTHTALPLPDRDLLVVLDEAVLDNQQDGEKLIWLFDIREPSNPVSISTFPQPNEVDYVAKGAHFGPHNLHENRPGSFVSSTLIFATYQNAGVRAYDISDPYRPVETGALVPAAPQKMMDTRPGRPQIIQSCDVFVDAQGIIYSTDYNGGLSVIEYRG, encoded by the coding sequence ATGAGTACGCTGCCTGTGCCCGAATACAGCCGCAATATGCGGCTGATTGGCCATAGCGACCAGGGCGGTCGTCCGGACGGCGTGCAACTGATGGTACATCGCGGTTTTGCTTACATCGGGCATATGGTGTCGCAAGGTTTTTCAATTGTTGACGTGCGTGACCCGAAAAACCCCGAAGCGGTAGGCTATGTTCCTGCGCCACCGGGTACCTGGAATGTGCACCTTCAGGCGCATGACGATCTACTGCTGGTGATCAATGCCCGCGATCTGTTCGCTGATGCCCGTTTTGCCGATGAAAAGGTGTACTACACCCGTCAGGTGGGCGAAACCGTCGGCGATATCCAGGACAAAGGCTGGAGCGCAGGAATGCGGGTATTCGATATTTCCGTGCCGGATAAACCGCGTGAGATAGGTTTCCTCTCCCTCGACGGGATCGGTATTCACCGCATCTGGTATGTCGGTGGCCGCTGGGCATATGTTTCCGCGCTGATCGACGGGTTTACTGACTACATCTTCCTGACCATCGATCTTGCCGATCCGCGTAAACCGGAAGTCGCCGGACGCTGGTGGCTACCGGGGATGAATCAGGCGGCAGGTGAACAGCCCGCGTGGCCAGAGGGAAAACGGTATGCGTTACATCACGCTATTATCGCTGGCGATACCGCCTATGGCAGCTGGCGGGACGGTGGCTTAACGCTGCTGGATGTAAAAGACAGAACCCAGCCGAAGCTAATTAGCCACCGCAACTGGAGCCCCCCGTTTGGCGGCGGTACCCATACGGCGCTGCCGTTGCCGGATCGCGATCTGCTGGTGGTGCTGGACGAAGCCGTGCTCGACAACCAGCAAGATGGTGAAAAGCTTATCTGGCTATTTGATATTCGTGAGCCGTCGAACCCGGTGAGTATTTCAACCTTCCCGCAGCCGAATGAAGTCGATTATGTGGCGAAAGGGGCGCACTTTGGGCCACATAACCTGCATGAAAATCGGCCGGGGAGTTTTGTCAGCTCAACGCTGATTTTCGCCACGTACCAGAATGCAGGCGTACGCGCGTATGATATTTCAGATCCGTACCGTCCGGTCGAAACCGGTGCGTTAGTGCCTGCTGCGCCACAGAAAATGATGGATACACGACCAGGCAGACCGCAGATTATTCAGTCCTGCGATGTGTTTGTGGACGCGCAGGGGATCATTTACAGCACGGATTACAATGGCGGGTTGTCGGTGATTGAGTATCGCGGATAA
- the mtnK gene encoding S-methyl-5-thioribose kinase — protein MSQYQTFTAQDAVAYAQKFGGLADPAVLVGAQEVGDGNLNLVFKIFDQQGISRIIVKQALPYVRCVGESWPLTLDRARLEAQTLREHYQYCPQHTVNILHFDPALAVMVMEDLSSHRIWRGELIKGVHYPQASCQLGEYLAQTLFHTSDFWLHPQQKKRQVANFSNPEMCEITEDLFFTDPYQRHERNSYPPALEQEAAALRDDPQLHVAVAALKHRFLSHAEALLHGDIHSGSVFVTEDSLKAIDAEFGFFGPVGFDVGTAIGNLLLNFCGVPGHLGIRDAAAAREQRLSDIRDLWNTFAERFQALAVEKTQDRALACPGYVSQFLQNVWHDAVGFCGTELIRRSVGLSHVADLDTIADDEMRHACLRHAISLGKALILLADRIENVDAFIARVRQYS, from the coding sequence ATGTCGCAGTATCAAACGTTCACCGCCCAGGATGCCGTGGCCTATGCGCAAAAATTTGGCGGTCTGGCAGATCCTGCCGTGCTGGTCGGGGCGCAGGAGGTGGGCGACGGCAACCTCAATCTGGTGTTTAAGATTTTTGATCAACAGGGTATTAGTCGCATCATCGTGAAACAGGCGCTGCCTTATGTTCGCTGCGTCGGTGAATCCTGGCCGCTTACTCTCGACCGTGCCCGGCTTGAAGCCCAGACCCTGCGTGAACATTATCAGTATTGTCCGCAGCATACGGTGAATATTCTTCACTTTGATCCTGCTCTGGCGGTCATGGTGATGGAAGATCTCTCCAGTCATCGCATCTGGCGCGGTGAGTTGATCAAAGGCGTGCATTATCCGCAGGCGTCCTGCCAGCTGGGCGAATACCTGGCACAAACACTGTTTCATACCAGCGACTTCTGGCTCCATCCTCAGCAGAAAAAGCGCCAGGTGGCGAATTTTAGTAATCCGGAAATGTGTGAGATCACTGAGGATTTGTTTTTTACCGATCCTTATCAACGTCACGAACGAAATAGCTATCCACCTGCGCTGGAGCAGGAGGCTGCGGCTCTGCGCGACGATCCACAATTGCACGTTGCCGTCGCCGCCCTGAAGCATCGTTTTCTCTCTCATGCTGAAGCACTGCTGCACGGGGACATTCATAGCGGCTCTGTTTTTGTTACCGAAGATAGCCTGAAAGCCATTGATGCCGAATTTGGTTTTTTTGGTCCTGTCGGTTTTGATGTCGGCACCGCCATTGGCAACTTGCTGCTTAATTTTTGTGGCGTACCGGGACACCTCGGTATTCGGGACGCTGCTGCTGCCCGCGAGCAGCGTCTGTCTGACATCCGCGATCTGTGGAATACTTTCGCTGAACGCTTTCAGGCACTGGCCGTTGAAAAAACGCAGGATCGGGCACTGGCGTGTCCGGGCTATGTGTCGCAGTTTCTGCAAAACGTCTGGCACGATGCAGTAGGGTTTTGCGGAACAGAACTGATTCGCCGCAGCGTGGGGCTTTCTCACGTTGCGGATCTGGATACCATTGCCGATGATGAAATGCGCCATGCCTGCCTGCGCCATGCCATTAGCCTGGGAAAAGCGCTGATTTTGCTGGCCGACAGAATTGAAAACGTTGACGCGTTTATTGCGCGGGTCCGGCAGTATAGCTAA
- the mtnA gene encoding S-methyl-5-thioribose-1-phosphate isomerase: MQTLQTTSLRISQNQLFILDQQALPQKKIWLAADSVDALVSHIHALRVRGAPLIGLSASLLLALLAENGAGRDELLSAMETLRASRPTAVNLMNNLDRMKLALAQADFIPALVSEAERLIIEDKQLCARIAEAGSALVMPGSRLLTHCNTGGLATAGVGTALGVITHAYQQGKVASVWVDETRPLLQGGRLTAWELGESGIPYQLITDSMAASLMAKGQVDAVWVGADRIAANGDVANKIGTYSLAVLAKFHAIPFYVAAPYTTLDRGCPEGDAIPIEQRAGSEVTGAAGSFGAVQWAPHDAPVYNPAFDVTPAALISGWVLDTGVVTPQAVAEGIFTLHQ, encoded by the coding sequence ATGCAGACACTACAGACAACCAGCCTGCGGATAAGCCAGAACCAGCTTTTTATCCTCGATCAGCAGGCGTTACCGCAGAAGAAAATCTGGCTGGCCGCTGACAGCGTAGATGCCCTGGTCAGCCATATTCATGCGCTTCGCGTCCGCGGCGCGCCGCTAATTGGTCTCTCCGCCAGCCTGCTCCTGGCCTTGCTGGCGGAGAACGGCGCCGGGCGCGATGAATTGCTTTCTGCCATGGAAACGCTGCGCGCCTCGCGTCCAACGGCGGTCAATCTGATGAATAATCTTGATCGCATGAAACTGGCGCTGGCGCAGGCTGATTTTATTCCGGCCCTGGTGAGTGAGGCTGAACGCCTTATTATTGAGGATAAACAGCTTTGTGCACGTATTGCTGAGGCGGGAAGCGCGCTGGTTATGCCGGGCAGTCGGCTGCTTACCCACTGCAATACGGGCGGTCTGGCAACCGCGGGCGTGGGGACCGCGCTGGGGGTTATTACGCATGCGTACCAGCAGGGAAAAGTGGCCAGCGTCTGGGTCGATGAAACTCGCCCGCTGCTCCAGGGAGGACGACTTACCGCGTGGGAGCTGGGCGAGTCAGGAATTCCTTATCAACTGATTACCGACTCCATGGCCGCCAGTCTGATGGCGAAAGGTCAGGTTGACGCAGTCTGGGTGGGTGCCGATCGTATTGCTGCCAACGGCGACGTGGCCAATAAAATCGGCACCTATTCTCTGGCAGTGCTGGCAAAATTCCACGCGATTCCGTTTTATGTCGCCGCACCGTATACCACCCTTGATCGTGGCTGTCCTGAGGGAGATGCTATCCCTATTGAGCAGCGTGCGGGCAGCGAAGTGACGGGAGCCGCGGGCAGCTTTGGCGCGGTTCAATGGGCACCGCACGATGCGCCAGTGTATAACCCGGCTTTTGACGTTACGCCAGCCGCACTGATCAGCGGCTGGGTGCTGGATACCGGCGTCGTCACGCCGCAGGCCGTTGCGGAAGGCATCTTCACTTTGCATCAATAG